A single genomic interval of Oryza sativa Japonica Group chromosome 7, ASM3414082v1 harbors:
- the LOC136357445 gene encoding uncharacterized protein has translation MGGGGKATRRPWQSSRRASGEEVAGGRCATAAAGGGGEGRDGRCDADVHCQRMIQANPTNPLLLGNYARFLKKVERDAARAQEYCEHAIVANPGDGDALALYAGLVWETTRDTDRTDAYFTRGRGPATARPPPPSRLLDVAAP, from the coding sequence atgggagggggagggaaggcAACGCGGCGTCCGTGGCAGTCGTCGAGGAGGGCGTCGGGGGAGGAGGTAGCGGGAGGAAGGtgtgcaacggcggcggcggggggggggggggaagggcGCGACGGCCGCTGCGACGCCGACGTGCACTGCCAGCGGATGATCCAGGCCAACCCGACGAACCCGCTGCTGCTCGGCAACTACGCGAGGTTTCTCAAGAAGGTGGAGAGGGACGCAGCGAGAGCGCAGGAGTACTGCGAGCACGCCATCGTCGCCAaccccggcgacggcgacgccctcGCGCTCTACGCGGGCCTCGTCTGGGAGACCACCCGCGACACTGACCGCACCGACGCCTACTTCACCCGCGGGAGGGGCCCCGCcaccgctcgcccgccgccgccaagccgaCTGCTCGACGTTGCCGCACCGTGA
- the LOC4343510 gene encoding beta-amylase, with product MPRIHRTKPRTSSKNFQIWTNIARTASLLPIMITTSSPSSQPVRLQQRWTCRSRAASPAPLLPPPATGRRRRRRLVADSQKTAASLRVRAIAAESEQASPLPEPPPLLTEEEEEEEKMLANYVPVYVMLPLGVVTAENELEDAAGLRARLRRLRREAGVDGVMADVWWGIVEGAGPARYEWRAYRELFRVAQEEGLKVQAIMSFHACGGNVGDAVTIPLPRWVRDVGDDDPDVYYTSPGGARNHEYLTIGVDVRPLFHGRTAIQLYADFMKSFRENMGDFLDSGLIVDIEVGLGPAGELRYPSYPESQGWEFPGIGQFQCYDKYLEEDFRAAATEAGHPEWELPGDAAGEYNYTPEDTRFFAADGGTYLTEAGRFFLTWYSSKLLEHGDRVLDEANMAFLGCSLKLAAKVSGIHWWYRHPSHAAELAAGYYNVPGRDGYRPVARMLARHDGAVLNFTCAEMRDSEQPPEAMSSPERLVRQALSAAWREGVEAACENALSRHDRRGYNQMLLNARPNGVGPAGGGGAPPRRVAAVTYLRLSDELLTATNFRAFKAFVRKMHADQDCCPDPARYGRPMRPLERSGPEVAIERLLDATAPEPPYPFDGETDMSVGGGLAELIDWVFDKVEWIFC from the exons ATGCCGAGAATTCACCGGACAAAGCCAAGAACATCTagcaaaaattttcaaatttggacAAACATAGCCCGGACAGCTTCGCTGCTGCCCATCATGATTACAacctcgtcgccatcgtcgcagCCGGTCAGGCTGCAGCAACGATGGACATGCCGGAGCAGAGCGGCGTCTCCTGCTCCTCTTCTTCCACCGCCGGCaaccgggcggcggcgtcggcggcggctcgtcgCCGACTCCCAGAAGACGGCGGCTTCTCTCCGGGTCCGTGCTATTGCCGCTGAGAGCGAACAGGCTTCTCCTCTACCCGAG CCTCCGCCATTGCtcaccgaggaggaggaggaggaggagaagatgctCGCCAACTACGTCCCCGTCTACGTCATGCTCCCG CTGGGCGTGGTCACCGCGGAGAACGAGCTGGAGGACGCGGCGGGGCTTcgggcgcggctgcggcggctgcggcgggaggCCGGCGTGGACGGCGTCATGGCGGACGTGTGGTGGGGCATCGTCGAGGGCGCCGGGCCGGCGCGGTACGAGTGGCGCGCGTACAGGGAGCTGTTCCGCGTGGCGCAGGAGGAAGGACTCAAGGTGCAGGCCATCATGTCGTTCCACGCCTGCGGCGGCAACGTCGGCGACGCCGTCACCATCCCGCTGCCGCGCTGGGTccgcgacgtcggcgacgacgaccccgacGTGTACTACACGAgccccggcggcgcgaggaaccATGAGTACCTCACCATCGGCGTGGACGTCCGGCCTCTGTTCCACGGCAGGACTGCCATCCAG TTGTATGCCGATTTCATGAAGAGCTTCAGAGAGAACATGGGTGACTTCTTGGACTCTGGCCTGATCGTGGACATAGAGGTTGGCCTCGGCCCTGCAGGTGAGCTTAGATACCCATCCTACCCAGAGAGCCAAGGTTGGGAATTCCCCGGCATCGGACAGTTCCAG TGTTATGACAAATACCTGGAGGAGGACTtcagagcggcggcgacagaggcCGGGCACCCGGAGTGGGAGCTGCCGGGCGACGCCGCCGGAGAGTACAACTACACGCCGGAGGACACGCGGTTCttcgcggcggacggcggcacgTACCTGACCGAGGCCGGGAGGTTCTTCCTGACGTGGTACTCCAGCAAGCTGCTCGAGCACGGCGACAGGGTCCTCGACGAGGCGAACATGGCGTTCCTGGGCTGCAGCCTCAAGCTCGCCGCGAAGGTGTCCGGGATCCACTGGTGGTACCGGCACCCGAGCCACGCCGCGGAGCTCGCCGCGGGGTACTACAACGTGCCCGGCCGCGACGGGTACCGCCCCGTCGCGCGCATGCTGGCGCGGCACGACGGCGCCGTGCTCAACTTCACCTGCGCCGAGATGCGGGACTCGGAGCAGCCGCCGGAGGCGATGAGCTCACCGGAGCGGCTGGTGCGGCAGGCGCTGAGCGCGGCGTGGAGGGAGGGCGTCGAGGCGGCGTGCGAGAACGCGCTgagcaggcacgaccggcgcggGTACAACCAGATGCTGCTGAACGCGCGGCCCAACGGCGTcggccccgccggcggcggcggcgcgccgccgcgccgcgtcgccgccgtgaCGTACCTCCGGCTGTCGGACGAGCTCCTGACGGCGACCAACTTCCGGGCCTTCAAGGCCTTCGTCAGGAAAATGCACGCCGATCAG GATTGCTGTCCGGATCCGGCCCGGTACGGGAGGCCCATGAGGCCTCTGGAGAGGTCTGGGCCGGAGGTGGCCATCGAGCGGCTGCTGGACGCGacggcgccggagccgccgtATCCGTTCGACGGCGAGACGGACAtgagcgtcggcggcggcctcgccgagTTGATCGACTGGGTGTTCGACAAGGTCGAGTGGATATTCTGTTAG
- the LOC4343508 gene encoding mavicyanin, whose translation MKASSVALLAAVMAVAAVASTAVAKDYTVGGSYGWDTYVDYDKWAAGKTFIVGDTITFKYEPYHNVVEVPAETDYDGCVSTNPVSVHSGGNTTFELAAAGTRYFICSIPRHCLNGTMHVKVTTVPYSASAAAAAAADAGPSPAPLPSPPADEQQHRSNSASSPAAGPSSSAASTPRHRKQPAVAVAGLALAALVAMAA comes from the exons ATGAAGGCTAGCTCCGTAGCATtgctcgccgccgtcatggCGGTCGCGGCGGTGGCCTCGACGGCGGTGGCCAAGGACTACACGGTCGGCGGCTCCTACGGCTGGGACACCTACGTCGACTACGACAAGTGGGCCGCCGGAAAGACGTTCATCGTCGGCGACACCATAA CGTTCAAGTACGAGCCGTACCACAACGTGGTGGAGGTGCCGGCTGAGACGGACTACGACGGCTGCGTCTCGACCAACCCCGTCTCCGTCCACTCCGGCGGCAACACCACcttcgagctcgccgccgccggcacgcgctACTTCATCTGCAGCATCCCGCGCCACTGCCTCAACGGCACCATGCACGTCAAGGTCACCACCGTCCCTTactccgcctcggccgccgccgccgccgccgcggacgccggCCCTTCCCCGGCGCCGCTCCCCTCGCCTCCCGCCGACGAGCAGCAGCACAGGTCGAactcggcgtcgtcgccggcggccggcccgaGCAGCAGCGCGGCGTCCACGCCGCGGCATCGGAAGCAgccggcggtggccgtggcCGGGCTGGCCTTGGCTGCTCTGGTGGCCATGGCCGCCTAA
- the LOC4343509 gene encoding transcription factor ILR3 has protein sequence MASPEGSTWVFDCPLMDDLAAAAGFDAAPAGGFYWTTPAPPQAALQPPPPQQQPVAPATAAPNACAEINGSVDCEHGKEQPTNKRPRSESGTRPSSKACREKVRRDKLNERFLELGAVLEPGKTPKMDKSSILNDAIRVMAELRSEAQKLKESNESLQEKIKELKAEKNELRDEKQKLKAEKESLEQQIKFLNARPSFVPHPPVIPASAFTAPQGQAAGQKLMMPVIGYPGFPMWQFMPPSDVDTTDDTKSCPPVA, from the exons ATGGCCTCCCCGGAGGGCTCCACGTGGGTCTTCGACTGCCCTCTGATggacgacctcgccgccgccgccggcttcgaCGCCGCCCCCGCCGGAGGCTTCTACTGGACGACGCCCGCTCCTCCGCAGGCGGCGctacagccgccgccgccgcagcagcagcccgTCGCCCCTGCCACCGCGGCTCCGAACGCCTG TGCTGAAATCAATGGCTCTGTGGACTGTGAACATGGCAAAGAACAGCCAACAAATAAACG TCCGAGATCAGAAAGTGGCACTCGACCAAGCTCCAAAGCATGCAGGGAAAAAGTAAGAAGGGACAAGTTGAACGAGAG GTTCTTGGAACTGGGTGCTGTCCTGGAACCAGGGAAGACACCCAAAATGGACAAATCGTCTATATTGAACGATGCTATTCGTGTAATGGCTGAGCTGCGTAGTGAGGCACAGAAGTTGAAGGAATCAAATGAGAGTCTCCAAGAGAAAATCAAAGAGTTGAAG GCTGAGAAAAACGAGCTGCGTGATGAGAAGCAAAAGCTGAAGGCAGAGAAAGAGAGCCTGGAGCAGCAGATAAAGTTCCTGAATGCTCGACCAAGCTTCGTACCACACCCTCCGGTTATCCCAGCCAGTGCATTCACTGCTCCTCAAGGGCAAGCTGCCGGGCAGAAGCTGATGATGCCTGTGATTGGCTACCCAGGATTTCCGATGTGGCAGTTCATGCCGCCTTCTGATGTTGATACCACAGATGACACCAAGTCATGCCCTCCTGTTGCATAA